A region of the Rhizobium binae genome:
GCTCTACGCCGCGGCGAAACACTCCCGTCATCTGATCGTGCAGATATCGGCAAGAGCGGCGGGGGCGGCGAGCGCACTGCCCTTTCTCGCCACCAAGCGGCGGGCCGACGAGGCGCTGGCGGCAAGCGGCCTCCCCCATCTTATCCTGTGCCCTGCCCTCGTTCTCGGCCGCAATGCCCATGGGGGCTCATCGCTGTTGAGAGCGCTTGCCGCCCTTCCCCTGCTGCCCCTCGTCCATGCCGAGAGCCCGGTCGAAACGCTGTCGGTGGATGATCTGGCGGAAGCCGTGTCGCGGGCGTTTGCAGGCGAACTGCGCGGGGATATCGTTCTTGCCGCCGACGAAGCCTTGACGCTCGCCGACCTCGTGCGACTTCACCGGCAGTGGCTCGCGCTGCCGCCGGCCCGCGTCTTTTCCCTTGCCCCGTGGCTTGCAAAGCCTGTGACATGGCTTGCCAATGCCGCGGGCCTGCTCGGCTGGCGTTCGCCGCTGCGCTCGACGGCGATGACCGTTATGTCGGAGGGTATACGAAGCGCGAGAAGAGAAAGCGGCCTCATCGCGACATCCGCTGCGGTAACTCTCGCGGCCAATCCCTCCGGCGTGCAGGATCTCTGGTTTGCCCGGCTCTATCTCCTCAAACCACTCTTCATCGCTGGCCTCTCTGTTTTCTGGCTGCTCTCCGGCCTGATCCCACTGCTTTCCGTGGAAAAGGCCTCCGCGCACTTCCTGCTCTTCATGCCTGAAGCCGCAGCAACGGCGCTGACGCTTGCGACCTGTCTCGTCGACGTCGCGCTCGGCGCCGCCGTGCTTGTTCGCCCGCTCGCCAGACGCGCCCTTCTCGGCATGCTTGCCGTCTCCTTGGCCTACCTTGCCGGCGGCACACTTCTCGAACCTGCGCTCTGGCTCGATCCGCTCGGTGCCCTCGTCAAGGTGCTGCCGTCGATCTTGCTGACGCTGGCGACCCTCGCCACCCTGGACGAACGCTGATGCTGGAAGGATGGCTGCTTCTTGCCCATGTCATCGGCGCGACCGTGCTCTTCGGCACCGGCGCCGGCATCGCCTTCTTCATGGTGATGGCGCATCGCACGCGCGATCCGGTCCTGATCGCCCATGTCGCCGGAACTGTCGTCATCGCCGATACGGTCTTCACCGCAACGGCGGCCATTCTCCAGCCGGTAACCGGTTATTTGCTGGCGCGAACGATCGGCTGGGACCTGACGGAAGGCTGGATTGCGCTGTCGCTGCTGCTTTACGTATTCACCGGCGTCTTCTGGCTGCCGGTCGTCTGGATTCAGATCCGGCTGCGCGATCTCGCCCGCGCCGCTGCGGTGTCGGGCACGGTCCTGCCGCCGTCCTATTTCGGCCTTTACCGCATCTGGTTCGCTTTCGGCTTTCCGGCCTTCGCAGCCGTCCTCGGCATTCTCTGGCTGATGCTGACGAAGCCGGCGCTATTTTAGCATCGGCCAGAGGCTTACCACCAAAAGCACCGCCATGGTGATGTTGAACCATTTCAACCGCACCGGATCGGAAAGCCAATCCCTCAGCGCCGAGCCGAAGCCTGCCCAGGTCGAAACGCTCGGCACGTTGACGACCGCGAAAGCCAGGCCGACAATCATCACGCTGATGAGATACAGTTCGGGATTGGTATAGGTTGCCATCGCGGTGACCGCCATCACCCAGGCTTTCGGGTTGACCCACTGGAAGGCGGCCGCTGAAAGGAAGGACATCGGCGCAGCACTGCTCCCGCCTTCGCTCAGCGAACGCGAGGAGGCGATCTTCCATGCGATCCAGACGAGATAGGTGCCGCCGGCGAACTTCAGCACCGTATAGACCATGGGCATTGCGTGCAGCAGCGCGCCAAGCCCCAGGCCCACGCCGATCAGCAGCAAGAAGAAACCGGCGCCGATGCCGAACATATGCGGGATCGTCCTGCGGAAACCGAAATTCACCCCCGACGCGAAGAGCATCATATTGTTCGGCCCCGGCGTGATCGACGTCGTGAAGGCGAAGAGAACGAGGGCGAAAAAAGTATCCAGCGGCATGCAACCTCCCGAAACCGGCTCTTTTCCGCGGCCTCTGTCATTTAGGTCAGCATAACTGCCCTAAACTCTTGATGCCATTACATCATTGTCATGGTGACAGGATTACTTGAAAGATAGGAAACGGGCGCAATCTCCTAAAAATGAAAAAAATCATGCAAGATGATCCGATCCCCACTGTCAAATTTCCGAACGGCACGGAAGTGCCGGCGCTTGGCCAGGGAACCTGGGCCATGGGCGAGGATGCCGGCCATGCGAAGGCCGAAATGGAAAGCCTGAGAGCCGGCATCGATCTCGGCATGACGCTGATCGACACGGCCGAAATGTATGGCGATGGCGGCGCCGAGGAGATCGTCGGTCAGGCGATCAAGGGGCGGCGCGACGAGGTCTTCGTTGTCAGCAAGGTCTATCCCTGGAATGCCAGCTTGAAAGGCACGATCGAGGCCTGCGAGCACAGTCTCGAACGGCTTGGCACCGACCGCATCGATCTCTACCTTCTGCATTGGCGCGGCAGTCATCCGCTGGCCGAGACCGTTGGCGCCTTCGAAATGCTGAAAGCGTCAGGAAAGATCGGCGCCTGGGGCGTCTCCAACTTCGACACCGACGATATGGAGGAACTCATCGGAGTGCCGGGCGGCGCCAACGTCGCCGCCAACCAGGTGCTCTACAATCTTTCCCGCCGCGGCATCGAGTTCGATCTCCTGCCCTGGTGCCAGAGCCGCGGCATTCCCGTGATGGCCTATTCGCCGATCGAGCAGGGACATATCCTGCATCATCCCGAACTCATTCACATCGCCAAGGCCTATCAGGCAACCCCCGCGCAGCTGGCGCTCGCCTTCCTGCTCGAACGCGACGGCGTCATCGTCATCCCGAAGACGTCGAATGCCGAACGCGTGGCGGAGAACCGGGACTGCGTTTCGCTTGAGGTCACCGAAGAGGACTGGCAGGCGCTGGACGCCGCCTTCCCGCCGCCGGCAAAGAAAAAGCCGTTGGAGATGCTGTGA
Encoded here:
- a CDS encoding LysE family translocator, with the protein product MPLDTFFALVLFAFTTSITPGPNNMMLFASGVNFGFRRTIPHMFGIGAGFFLLLIGVGLGLGALLHAMPMVYTVLKFAGGTYLVWIAWKIASSRSLSEGGSSAAPMSFLSAAAFQWVNPKAWVMAVTAMATYTNPELYLISVMIVGLAFAVVNVPSVSTWAGFGSALRDWLSDPVRLKWFNITMAVLLVVSLWPMLK
- a CDS encoding DUF2269 family protein, coding for MLEGWLLLAHVIGATVLFGTGAGIAFFMVMAHRTRDPVLIAHVAGTVVIADTVFTATAAILQPVTGYLLARTIGWDLTEGWIALSLLLYVFTGVFWLPVVWIQIRLRDLARAAAVSGTVLPPSYFGLYRIWFAFGFPAFAAVLGILWLMLTKPALF
- a CDS encoding SDR family oxidoreductase, yielding MNILILGATGFIGSVVAARLVADGHAVTGLGRNPTRARLKQPAIDWRRADLSRMTKPEDWEDLLKDQQAVVNCAGALQDGPADDLAATQADAMLALYAAAKHSRHLIVQISARAAGAASALPFLATKRRADEALAASGLPHLILCPALVLGRNAHGGSSLLRALAALPLLPLVHAESPVETLSVDDLAEAVSRAFAGELRGDIVLAADEALTLADLVRLHRQWLALPPARVFSLAPWLAKPVTWLANAAGLLGWRSPLRSTAMTVMSEGIRSARRESGLIATSAAVTLAANPSGVQDLWFARLYLLKPLFIAGLSVFWLLSGLIPLLSVEKASAHFLLFMPEAAATALTLATCLVDVALGAAVLVRPLARRALLGMLAVSLAYLAGGTLLEPALWLDPLGALVKVLPSILLTLATLATLDER
- a CDS encoding aldo/keto reductase, translating into MQDDPIPTVKFPNGTEVPALGQGTWAMGEDAGHAKAEMESLRAGIDLGMTLIDTAEMYGDGGAEEIVGQAIKGRRDEVFVVSKVYPWNASLKGTIEACEHSLERLGTDRIDLYLLHWRGSHPLAETVGAFEMLKASGKIGAWGVSNFDTDDMEELIGVPGGANVAANQVLYNLSRRGIEFDLLPWCQSRGIPVMAYSPIEQGHILHHPELIHIAKAYQATPAQLALAFLLERDGVIVIPKTSNAERVAENRDCVSLEVTEEDWQALDAAFPPPAKKKPLEML